In one window of Schistosoma haematobium chromosome 5, whole genome shotgun sequence DNA:
- the ANK2_10 gene encoding Ankyrin-2, variant 2 (EggNog:ENOG4105JXB~COG:S), producing MRYISKQEQFWIACSFGREGAAKRLIEAGVDVNWRSYVYECYPIHVCSQGKPSILQMVIRAGADVNALDSAGNTALHHAAMSGNEINTQMLLSAGVNVDIVNKNGWTPLFNAVYWNHPSIAEMLLANGSSPFLKNKNGRIPLHELCRTKSKDSVRILKNFELLLQCMNKYKREALISITDCKPDPITTTNSTTIDDNLNLNETIIDNCGTSIDLDNMSLRACSHNDLDSEADFTPLLFACYHGHLELVKALLDRGVNVSVTDKNHWTALHWAAQQCHADIVEVLLDYGASIYAKDLVCVNHHHFLSFLEIVLF from the exons ATGCGTTATATATCTAAACAGGAACAATTCTGGATCGCTTGCAGTTTCGGACGTGAAGGAGCTGCTAAGAGGTTGATCGAAGCTGGTGTGGATGTTAATTGGAGGTCCTATGTG TACGAATGCTATCCTATACATGTCTGCTCCCAAGGGAAACCTAGTATTTTACAGATGGTTATTCGAGCAGGAGCAGATGTTAATGCACTTGATTCC GCAGGTAATACAGCTTTGCACCATGCTGCTATGTCAGGCAATGAAATCAATACTCAAATGCTTTTATCTGCGGGTGTAAATGTTGATATAGTCAATAAAAATGGTTGGACACCGTTATTTAATGCTGTCTATTGGAATCATCCATCTATAGCTGAAATGCTACTGGCCAATGGTTCAAGTCCATTTTTGAAGAATAAG AATGGGAGAATTCCACTACATGAATTATGCCGAACTAAATCCAAAGATTCTGTTCGAATTCTTAAAAATTTCGAATTACTTCTTCAatgtatgaataaatataaacgaGAAGCATTAATCAGTATAACTGATTGCAAGCCTGATcccattactactactaattctACTACTATTGATGACAATCTGAATTTAAATGAAACTATAATAGATAATTGTGGAACTTCTATTGATTTGGATAATATGAGTTTAAGAGCATGTTCTCACAATGACTTGGATTCAGAA gCTGACTTCACCCCACTTCTATTTGCCTGCTATCATGGACATTTGGAACTTGTCAAAGCACTGTTGGATCGTGGCGTTAATGTCTCCGTCACTGACAAG AATCACTGGACAGCTTTACATTGGGCTGCACAACAGTGTCATGCTGATATTGTTGAAGTACTATTGGATTATGGTGCATCAATATATGCGAAAGATTTGGTATGTGTAAATCATCACCATTTCTTGTCATTTTTGGAAATTGTATTATTCTAA